A segment of the Manihot esculenta cultivar AM560-2 chromosome 13, M.esculenta_v8, whole genome shotgun sequence genome:
CAAGGAGCTCAATGTTGCCATGAGGTATGAATATCTCATCACATTGCTTTCGTTTTATTTTTTGATCCATGAAAATATTGGAACTAAAAGAATTTTATAACAGGGCACTTGGTTTTGAAATGACGGAAGAGGTATATTCTATGTTCTACTGTATGAACATGTTGAATTGTTCACTTCTCCTACCCTGTCGTTTTAGTCTTCTCTATTGCAATATCTTTTTTCAATCCTGTTTATTCTTGAACATAAAACAAGAAAATTTTTACCTTATTACCTTCTTCCCAATTTGTGAGCCATGACAGTTTCCTCCTCCGAATTCCTTTTCATTGCAGCAAATAAATCAAATGATTGCAGATGTTGACAAGGATGGCAGTGGTGCAATTGATTTTGATGAATTTGTGCATATGATGACGGCCAAGATCGGAGAAAGGGACACTAAGGAGGAGCTCATGAAAGCGTTCCGCATCATTGACCAAGATAACAATGTGAAGTTTTGTTAATTTGTCCTTATttgtaattctttttttttgttgatggcttttctttttctttttttttttctctctgaaACTGGCTTTTCTTCTATTCACTTGATTCAGGGAAAGATATCTGTTGATGACATTAAGCGAATAGCAAAGGAGCTGGGTGAGAACTTCACCGACAGAGAGATTCAAGATATGGTTGATGAAGCTGACAGAGATCGTAAGTTATTCTTCCTTTTTCCTGGCTGCGATATGTAAAACTCTTAATAGTGTATTATGTTCTTCACGAGGACATCATCTTACGAATTTCATTAATATTATGTCTTTTTGTCAATATTGTtgtttcttttctctcattgcatgcatttataaaaaattttatttcaacttATTGCCTATAGACTAGATTATGTGCCCATATATATGTAGTGTGACTAGTGTCCTAAATTTAAACTGGGTGTGGAAgattttctctcttattttttgataaaagaAGAATTTTTCAGTAGTAGAATAGACCTAGCGCCTCGCCTAGCCCAGCCCAGGTGTGGCGTCGTCTGGTGCCATTATctgcaacaaaaaaaaaaaaaagagcagatCTGCAGGAAGAAAGAAACAGAGAAGAAAGaaacagagaagaagaagaaggggagGGAGGAGGAAGAAGATATCTCGTTGGAAGAGAAAGTAAAagttactttttttttccttaagaGGAGAAGAGACATGGAATCTTtttgacttttttttatttttttgcttttCTTCCTGAGCATTAGTGacatataataaattatcaGAAATAAGTCTAATTAAGTCTCTTTATTTTTCCTCGAGAGCCAAATAAacccaatttaaaattttggatcaATTAAGTCCATGTACATTTGTTAAGAGCCAAATAAGTCTcaacataatataatattatttttttaataatacaaaaatattttttaataataaaatattatttttataatttaaaaaataaaaaatttagtattttaattactataaaaatttaaaaaatacatagatataataaataatttttaggaGGTTAATTGACTCAAAATTTTGAATTGGACTTATTTGACCCTTGAATAAAAGTACACGGCTTAATTGGACTTATATCCATAAATTATCTTGTTGttagtaatatataataaattttatttatttatttatttataaataatatccaTTTATtcctaaataatatttatttataaatagtatctatttattcataaataatatttatttattagaaaattaatattaatttctttagttatatttatagactttattattattttattatatatattatttcattattCTATGTTCTATATTAGAAGTATATTCTAtatcaaatattattattatttattatatagattattctattattaattaactatttatataattaattatatattatttataattataataattatattttttagtttttattaattttatttatatattaataaattaatattaatattctatacattatatatagatataatttattaccaactatagtttatatattttaatctaactaaatatataaaaattttatattaattatacatatatatacatgtacatttaaaatgtataaaaaaaaattggtttGGTTGCCCTTTTTAAAAAGGCATTGCCTTGCCTATCACCCAAGGGGATAGGAAGCTCTAGTGTTGCCTCTTGCCTTAATAACACCGGAAGAGACATTAGGATGATGGGGATATTCCTTTCTCTTATTATTCTTCATGCTATCTATTGGCATTGCTTAAGTTGTTTATCACCACCCATCTTTTCATCTTGGAAGTCAAATTTTGAGCTTGGTTGTCTAAATCATGGAATAGGTAACCTGCTTATGGAAGCACTTGATTAATATTATTCTGTTAGATTTCAAAATAGAGAAAAGAAGATTAGATGAGAGAGAGAAGGTTTAGATGAGTTTAGAAGAGAAAGAATAGAGAATCAGGTGAGAAGAGGATGGAGAGAAAAAAAGGAGAGTTATTATTGATTCTTTATATTCCCATGCGGAGCTACTGTTCTTATTTATACAAGTAATGACTCTCCCCTAATTCTGTTGTAACAATTAACAACTCACAGCTCACGCCCCCTCCAAAACTAACAATTCAGAGCTGTGACTTGAGCTcctctctttttcctttttctgaaATACGTAACAATACCCCTCCTATGAGAATCTTGTCCCCAAGAAGATTGAAACTCCGAAAATGATTGAAACTCTGAAAATTGAGAAGTAATAAAAGCTTGATTTTCCCAAGTAGCATCATCTTCAGGAAGGCCTTACCACTTAATGAGGCCTTGAAGAACTTGCTGGTTACTTCAGTTAATAGTTCTAGTCTGCAAAACCTTCTCAGGGGCGATCAACACAGTATCTTCAAGAAAAGTATGCAATTCTGTTATCACCACGGCCTGCTCCCCTACGTCTTCTTAAGCAGAGACACATGGAACATTGGGTGAATGGTAGATGTAGAAGGCAACTTTAACTTGTAAGCTACTGACCCAACTCTAGACAGCACCTCAAATGGTCCATAATACTTGGCTGAAAGTTTGAAATTCTTTCGCAAGGCTAAGGAACTTTGCCTATAGGGTTGTAACTTAAGATAGACCCAATCTCCTACCTCAAATTGCCTTTTCGACTTCTTCTTATTAGCATATTGCTTCATTCTATTCTGAGCAGCCACTAAATTTGCTTTTATCAACTTGGACAGCTGTTGTATGTGATGAACAAAATGAGCTATAACAATCACCTTTGTATCTTCAGAAGGTAAGAAGACTAAAAAAGATGGCTGATAGCCATCTCAAAAGGACTCCTCTTCAAGGCTCTATGATGGCTGGTATTATACCACCATTCTGCTAAGAACAACTATTTAGCACAAGAATGAGGAGACTAGAAAGAAAGACACCTCAAATAACATTTTAAGCTCTGGTTTAATCTCTCAGATTGACCATCCGATTGAGGATGATATGCCGAGCTATAAGCTAATTTAGTTTTCATAGCTTTGAATAGCTCCTTCTAGAAAATACTAGTAAAAATTTTATCCCTATCAGTAATTATGGTTAATGgttgaccatggagtttgaaaaTGGTATCAAGAAAAACTTTTGCAACTGCAGTAGCAGTAAAGGGTTGCTGGAGGGCTATAAAATGGCCATACTTCATCAATCTACAAATGCCCACTAGGATAGTATCATTGCCTGGAGATTTTGGTAATTGCTCCACAAAATCCATGGTGATATACTGCCAAGCTTGGTTGGGAATAGGCAGGGGCTGCAGCAAACCCGGAGAAGCACACCTTTTTTATTTATACCTGGCACAAATGTCATATTTTTGCACCCAATCTACCATCGATTTCAACATGTTAGGCCAAAAAAATGCCTTCTCAGTCTAATGAAAGGAGTGATGCTCGAATGCCTCCCTAGATGAGAATTATGGTAGAGGTCAAGAAGTTGTTGCTTTAATGGACCACTATTACCCACATATAATCTGTCGTGATAGAATAGCCCTTGTTTGCAAGAATAATCCTGGACAACCTTCTCATCAATAGATAATTGAGAGCTTAACTCCTTAGCCTTCTTATCCTGATCATAGTGATGGGTGTCGAAGTCACAAAAAATAATCTATTAAAAATCAACAAATATGAATTACGTATAGGGAGAATAGGATTGAATCTACAGGAAATTGACACTAAAAATTTCTAAACAATGACTaggaaaataaacaataaaaataacatagggggattttgatgatgaattaaaataaagatcaaaacaattaaagaaagcgataatcaaaagagaagaaaatcaATGTAAAtaagttctagttgaagtgttggatccatttcagtttgagaattttatcataaaaataaaaatatttttatttgttccaataaattagttatagttaTGAAAGACACTCCATATAATCAATCTCTCcttagatttaaattaattaggaaacatTCGCTAATTAATCTTAACCAACAAATCGCCCAAAGAACGTGTTtgggattttattcatcaactgccttaagaattagagagacctaattctaaccaaCAAACCAAACTGCGTGGTGAGTTtaagttagatcatgcaatttcttagtgggttacactaattgttacttgttgttgaataacctaagcaattatggacttcaaatattcaaactaacaatatattactttgaaATTATGAACAATGGGTCCTATTGatcaaataacaaagcaataataatattaagaattgaatttgcataaatattggaagaataaaagatgaacaattgTGTTTAGATTTCACAATTCATGtataaactgaaatttcaccctaacttcaactagaaataaagagtttagtcacttatgattttgaaagaaaatacaaaagagaaaaaagaatggAAGATAAAGGATGGATGATGTTGTGGCTGTCCACAAGGATGAGTTTAAATAGGTGCTCAACCCTAGTAGAATCCTTTTGGAGATAGGAAATATTATTTGCTTCGAATTAGAAATCTTTCTTTTAATATGTTTCCATTCAAGATAAGACTCCTTGATTTAAGGAGGATATTATGCCGCATTTAAAGAGGAAAAATCGTATAAGATCCCGCGGCTtgaatgatgagatatgatcttttatttcaaatttaaattaatttcccACTCATTGTCAAGTCTGCCTTTGCAGActgttgatttgcccagtggTTTGGGCGGTGGTCAAATCCACCATCTTAATATGGTTAACTCAACTCGCGAGTCTGGGCAATTTCTGGCTTATGTGAAGTATGATCATCCGgtggatttgc
Coding sequences within it:
- the LOC110628996 gene encoding caltractin is translated as MASLYSGKSRKEKPRGRHQALSQQKRQEIKEAFELFDTDGSGTIDAKELNVAMRALGFEMTEEQINQMIADVDKDGSGAIDFDEFVHMMTAKIGERDTKEELMKAFRIIDQDNNGKISVDDIKRIAKELGENFTDREIQDMVDEADRDRDGEVSVEEFIRIMKRTTYGY